Within the Chrysemys picta bellii isolate R12L10 chromosome 17, ASM1138683v2, whole genome shotgun sequence genome, the region aggagagatggatggagcagtgtgtgtgtttgagggaaggggatggatagaaggagacaggggggatggagggatggagggaagagatgggtggagcagtgtgtgtgttggaggacgGGGATGGATAGAAGGCAACAGAAGGGATGGAGGAAtggaggagagatggatggagcagtgtgtgtgttggaggaagGGGGATGAATAGACAGagacaggagggatggaggagagatggatggagcagtgtgtgtgttggaagaagggggatggatagaaggaaacaggagggatggaggagcgatggatggagcagtgtgtgtgttggaggaagTGGAATGGATAGACAGagacaggagggatggaggagagatggatggagcagtgtgtgtgttggaggacaGGTATggacagacagagacaggagggatggaggagagatggatggagcagtgtgtgtgttggagaggAGGGGATGGATAGAAAGagacaggagggatggaggagagatggatggagcagtgtgtgtgttggagggaagGGGATGTATAGAAGGAGACAGGAGGGATGGAGCGATGGAGGGAAGAGACggatggagcagtgtgtgtgttggatgGAAGGGGATGGATAGAAAGAGACAGCagagatggagggatgggggagagatggatggagcagtgtgtgtgttggaggacggggatggatagaaggagacagaagggatggaggagagatgtatggaacagtgtgtgtgttggagggaaggggatggatagaaagagacaggagggatggagggatgggggagagatggatggagcagtgtgtgtgttggagggaaggggatggatagaaggagacaggagggatgaagggatggaggagagatggatggtgtgtgtgctggaggaagtGGGATGGATAGAAAGagacaggagggatggagggatggagaagagatgaatggagcagtgtgtgtgttggagggaaggggatggatagaaagagagaggagggatggaggagagatgggtggagcagtgtgtgtgttggaggacggggatggatagaaggagacagaagggatggagggatgggagagagatggatggaacagtgtgtgttggagggaaggggatggatagaaagagagaggagggatggaggaatggaggagagatggatggagcagtgtgtgtgttggagggaaggggatggatagaaggagacaggagggatggagggatggaggagagattgatggtgtgtgtgttggagggaaggggatggatagaaagagacaggagggatggaggagagatggatggagcagtgtgtgtgttggaggacggggatggatagaaggagacagaagggatggagggatgggagagagatggatggagctgtgtgtgtgctggaggaagtGGGATGGATAGAAAGAgacaggagagatggagggatggagaagagatgaatggagcagtgtgtgtgttggagggaaggggatggatagaaagagacaggagggatggaggagggatggatggagcagtgtgtgtgtttggaaaagGGGATGGATATCTGGccatccatccccccactccTCTACCTCcgtccccatccatccctccatccatccatcccatccctGTGTCTATGTGGCCATCTATCCCCACAGTCCTCTacctccatccccatccctccaccCATCTGTCTTTACATCCCCGTTCAAGCTACTCAACCACTCAGATGGTGACGTTAGCTATATATAGAATTACATTAACATGTTACCCTCCCCCGAAAAAACTTCCTGTGTATCTTTGAGCCGCCCCCTAGTTTCCCGGTCCCTGAACCTGCCATCTCCTCTCAAGTGGGCTTGTGGGGAGACCGAGGCAGCATGTGCACCCTGGAGCAGAAGCTCTCCGTGTTCCTAGGTGGCGAATTTGACCCATGTGCCGAGCGGCACATTGTTTTGGCTTTACATATTAAAGTCAGCTCCCATCTGAACTGATTCCCAGAAACCTAGATGTGCAGTAGCCCTGCGTAACGCAGGCCTGAGAGATTCCTGCAGGGAAAAGCCATGAGGATGCCTCGAGGCCTGGAGAACATGAGCACGGGGCGTCCAGTGAAATTAAACAGTGGTGACTTCACAAGCGATCCAGGGCAAGGCGTcgttggcctgtggaactccttgccaccgGGTGGCGTAGGGGCCAGGAACGTAGCAATTTAGGAGGGCTAGATGGGCACCAGGAATATCCAGAGCTGTCATTAATGAGGATCCAAATTCCGGCTGGGCCGTTCTACCTCAGGCTTAAACTGAGCTCGCAGCTACGAGATTAGGATGAAAACTGTGTGGACGCCGGATTCTTAGACTGTGTGGTCATGGAGTTCTTAGACCTTTCTCTGAATTATCCTGGTGAGGTGCTTGAGCCAATGTGCCTCTAAAACCCGTCTCGTAAAATTGGCTGTCCGATCTTCGGATCATCCCAGAAACTGGTCCAATTCAGATTCCTCGTTCTTGCCCGTGAGAGGCCNNNNNNNNNNcaggagtcctgcctcccagcccccctgctctaaccactagaccccactcccttctcaCTGTGGCGAATTTCACCAGACTCTCCATTCTCCGGGCTGGGTTATTGGgtcgctccctgccccccatcccaccccttgcTGGGGGTCACTGGCAGTCCCCTGAGAacaagccaggctggggggagaagggccCCATTGAGAGTCCAGCCCAGGGCCATTCAGGAGCAGACAATGGGCCCCTCTGTGtgccaggggctggctggggggggggggagcccaacTCCCTGGGCGCAGACCCAGGCCGGCTCCCAAGTAGCCGGGCCGCAGACGGGGAGGGCCCAAACCCCAGAGCGCCTGGCCCCATTGCTACGGAGGGAGTcgggtctagtggttggggggggaggctgggagccaggacgcctgggttctctccctgcccccctcccacccagcttgGCTCAGTGATGGGGAAAGAAACtggcatccccccccccacccgatcTCCACCCcccatcactcctgccctgcaAGGAAGGGGCCTCATTAGCGTGACAATGGGGGCTGCCTcctccagggggaggggggcggttgCCATGGCAGCAGGATTTTGGGAGCCAGCGGCCTCAGTCACAGACAGATGGaaggggggggatggatgggggggagggcggcatgaaggggggctgggaggtacgaggggctggggactgagagggatggggggcatGGGCGGTGGGGGATGAGGAGTCTGCGGGGatggggcatggggtgggggatgggtgtacgagggggatgaggaaggagggggtgggatggaggcatATGTGGGGGATGGGAgtatgagggggaggggggacagaggtGTCTGGAGGAGGATGGAGATatgaggggtgggatggggggggtaTGAGGGTGAATGGCGGGATGGGGGTTATGGGGAGATGGCGGGGAATGGTGGGCATGAGGGAGGATGGGAGGTATGGGGGAATGGAGAGgtctgggggtgtatgggggggttGGGAGATATGGGGGATGGGGGGTCTGGAGGTGTATGGGGTGGGAGGTATGGGGGATGGGGGGTCTGGAGGtgtatggggggtgggaggtatggggggatggaggggtctgggagtgtatgggggggtgggaggtatggggggatggaggggtctggggtgtatggggggtgggaggtttggggggatggggagatggaGGAGTCTGGGGTGTATGGAgggatgggaggtttggggggatggatgggtctGGGGgcgtatgggggggtgggaggtatggggggatggaggggtctggggtgtatgggggggtgggagggatggggggatgggaggtctgggggtgtatggagggatgggagggatggggggatggaggggtctgggggtgtatgggggggtgggaggtatggggagatggaggggtctgggggtgtatgggggatgGGAGGTATGGGTAGACGGAGGGGGTCTGGGGGTGTATGGAGGGATGGGAGgtatgggggatggggaggtctgggggtgtatgggggggtggaggtatggggggatggaggggtctgggggtgtatgggggggtaGGAGGTATGGGGGATGGAGAGGTCTGGGGGtgtatggcggggtgggaggtatgggggggatggggaggtctgggggtgtatgggggggtgggaggtcaTGGGGCGTATGGGGAGgtctgggggtgtatgggggtgggaggtatggGGGTATGGGGAGGTctggggtgtatgggggggtgggaggtatgggggatggaggggtctgggggtgtatggggggtgggaggtatggggatggggaggtctgggggtgtatggggggtgggaggtatggggagatggaggggtctgggggtgtatgggggggtgggaggtatgggggatggggaggtctgggggtgtatgggggggtgggaggatggggggatgggggaggtctgggggtgtatggagggatgggagggatggggggatggaggggtctgggggtgtatggggggtgggaggtatggggagatggaggggtctgggggtgtatgggggatgGGAGGTATGGGTAGACGGAGGGGTCTGGGGGTGTATGGAGAGGGATGGGAGatatgggggatggggaggtctgggggtgtatggggtggtgggaggtatggggggatggaggggtctggggggtgtatgggggggtaGGAGGTATGGGGGATGGAGAGgtctgggggtgtatggggggtgggaggtatgggggggatggggaggtctgggggtgtatgggggggtgggaggtatgggggtatggggaggtctgggggtgtatgggggtgggaggtatgggggatggggaggtctgggggtgtatggggggtgggaggtatgggggatgggaggtctgggggtgtatgggggggtgggaggtatggggagatggaggggtgggtggaggtatgggggatggggaggtcTGGGGGTGTATGGACGGATGGGAGgtatgggggatggggaggtctgggggtgtatgggggggtgggaggtatgggggatggaggggtctGGGGttgtatgggggggtgggaggggatggggggatgggggaggtctgggggtgtatggagggatgggggaggtatggggggatggaggggtctgggggtgtatgggggggtgggagggatggggagatggaggggtctgggggtgtatggggggtgggaggtatgggggatggggaggtaTGGGGGTGTATGGAGGgatgggaggtatgggggggatggggaggtctgggggtgtatggggggtgggatgtatggggtggggtgggaggtctgggggtgtatgggggggtaGGAGGTATGGGGGATGGAGAGGTCTGGGGTGTTGAgggatgggaggtttggggggatggAGGGTCTGGGGGTGTAtagggggggtgggaggtatggggggatgggggaggtctggggggtatgggggggtgggagggatggggggatggggaggtctGGGGCGTGTATGGGAGGGATGGGAGGTATGGGGAGATGGAGGGgtctgggggtgtatgggggggtgggagggatgggggagatggaggggtctgggggtgtatggggggtgggaggtatgggggatggggaggtctgggggtgtatggagggatgggaggtatgggggggatggggaggtctgggggtgtatgggggggtgggaggtctgggggtgtatggggggtaGGAGGTATGGGGGGATGGAGAGGTCTGGGGGTGTATGGTgggatgggaggtttgggggggatggaggggtctgggggtgtatgggggggtgggaggtatgggggggatggaggggtctGGCTGTCAGGAACCAGCTACTTCCTGGGGGGTGGGCAAGTGACAGCTGGATGGGCCTGTGGGTGTGATGTGGGGCGGGGATCCCAGGCTGGCTggggcccggctccccccccccccacctctctgtgCTAAGAAGCTTATGGGCCTTTatccatcaccccccccccccagcctgctctccccagctgctgccaccatggccatccccctgcccccaggcctggggggcGCCCGGGGGGCTGGAGCTCCAGTGGgatggggctgagctggggggggggggggctggggactcCTCCCCCCACCGATACTGACACACACCCCCGTGTGTACCTCCCCCCCAGTGCAGGAATTGGCCGTCGGCTTCTATGGGAACAGTGAGACCAACGACGGGGTCGGGGCAGGCCACGGCCGCGCTGCTGGACGCCAACCTCACGCTGCAGGGCGCCGAACGCGCTggtgagcctcccccccccccccgtgtcccccactgcccccctacctcccccctgcgcccccagcccctAACGCCAACCTCACGCTGCAAGGTGCCGACGCACTGGTGAGCCCCCCCTGtgctcccccacctgccccctgtgcccccctgtgtccccccactgcccccctacctccccctgcgcccccccagcCTCTAACGCCAACCTCACGCTGCCGGGCGCCGACCGCACTGGTGAGCCCCCCTCGTGCCCCTctgtgccccccactgcccccctacCTCCCCCTGCGCCCCTTGTACACCCCATGCCTCTCCtgtgcccccctctgctcccactcCCACTAGGGGGCGCCAACATGCAGGTGAGCCCCTGTGCTGCCCTGGTGCCCTCCAGTgccccccaaccctgtgccccccactgccctcctaCCTCCCGTTGCACCCCCAGCACCAACCACACTCTGCACGGCATGGACACGCTGGGGaggccccccgagccccctgcccccgactccccacagctccccaaacCTCCCAGAGCCCCACTGTGCCCCCTGCTAGCTGCCCAAGGAGtgactccccccaccctgtgccatGTTAGCGGGGGGCCACCTCTCCGCATGTCCTGTCCCCCAGCCCGCACGGGGACACTGCGCACCTGGGTGGGGGAAGTGTGTGAGAGGGCACATGGCAACACACAGGCGTGAGGGAGGGGTGACAGCGCACACGCATGGGGAGAGGCGTGAGATGGTGGACAAACGCATGGAGGGGAGGCATGACAGTGGCACACACATGGGGGAGGCGTGGATGGTGGCACACACGTGCAGGGGAGGCATGACGGTGGCACACACATCGGGGAGGCGTGACGGTGGCACATGCGTGCAGGGGAGGCATGATGGTGACACATGTGTTGGGGGAGGAGTGACAGTGGCACACACATGGGGGAGGCGTGACGGTGGCACATGCATGTGGGGGAGGCATGGCGGTGacatgtgtgggggggaggagtgacaGTGGCACACACATGGGGGAGGCGTGACGGTGGCACACGCGTGCAGGGGAGGCATGACAGTGGCACACACGTGTGCTGTGCGTCTGAAccgggcccctccccccaggtgcgGCAGACGCTGGGGGCTGCTGTCgggggccgtggggggggggacctGACGCAGCTGGAGGAGACGCTGGGCCTCCGCACCGAGTTCGTGGCCGTCAGTGCGCAACACGCGGCGCCAGGCCGAGGCCGTGGCCCAGATCCTGACGGGTCTCCCGTTCTGGGGGGCCTGGGGGGCAACCCCAGCCAGCTGGCCCCACGACCTGGCCTCCCTGGAGGACTACAGGTgagaccgggggcggggggagatgggaggggaatgggggggtcctgagagctgcccccctcccccacaggtggcaggggatggaggggggcagggggggctgggctcacccctctcccccccagatggctggtgggggggggggatcgagggagggagcggggggctgggctgaCCCCCTGggctcacccctctccccccaggtggctggtggggggggggggggggggtggagaggggacagggagctgggctgacccctgggctcaccccctcccccccaggtggctgggggggggggatggaggggacggggggctgggctgaccccctgggctcacccctccccccccccaggtggctgagtggggggggATGAAAGGGACTGGGGGGCTAGGCTGACCCCtgggctcacccctccccccccaggtggGCTGGTGGGGGGGATGAAGGGGACCGGGGGCTGGGCTGACCCCTGggctcacccctctcccccccaggtgGCTGGGGCCTatatcctgctgctgctgctggacctgGTCATTTGCCTCTTCACCCTGCTGGGGCTGGCCAAGCAGATCAAGTGGCTGGTGGTCGTGTGAGTCGGGGGGGCCCCGGGGGGACCTGGCGGGGGGGGCACCTGCAGTCACTGGGACCTGATCCCTCATCACAGACCCCCCATCTTCCCTTCACCgtccccacagccccctccttcctccccctctccctccccccacagccccctcctcccctgccccccactgtcccccatcttcccaccacccccacagccccctccctcctcccctccccccacatccatcctcctccccttccccattgtCCCCATCTTCCCTTcaccaccccacagctccctccctgccctctccccacacaaccctccttctccccttccccccactgtccCCATCTTCCCTTCACCATCtccacagccccctccctcctccccgcaaCCCCCTCCATGCCCCCACAACCCCCCATTGTCCCAGCTGCCCCAATCCTGCCTCACAACCCTCCTGCCTGGGCATGGAGTTGGGGGGCTGTGGTGAGAGGGGAATGTGGTGCAGTGGTtagaggggcgggggtgggggctgggagccaggacgcctgggttctctcccccgctctgggagggggcagagttgagaGGCTGTTTCTCTCTGCCCcacaggttgggggaggggctgagttgggcctttcccagctgctgactttagtgtctcccctccccccagaatgaCTGTGATGAGTTTCTTCGTTCTCATCCTGAGctggggctccctggggctgGAGACGGCAGCAGCTGTGGTGAGtgaagggctgggggggcggttgTGGGTCTCAACCCTGTTCTCGCCAGGAGATCACTGCCTcctggggctgcgggtcgggagtgaggggaactggcagggctggggggagcccaggggttgcgggtcgggagtgaggggcatcagcaATTACTCTGAATATTACCTCAGGAGGGGTATGCAATGAAAGggttaaccccccctcccccaattaaaGATAACCTGGGCCAAGGCAATTAAATTAGCTCACCTTAGAGAACTCAagctgcaccccccagccctgccggtgcccctcactcccgacccgcagtccctgctagcccagccctgggctcccccatgtGCCCAGACCCCCTGTGATGTTGCCTCTATATGatcttatgaaaatatgctaatgggTGTGAATTTAatggtaactggaatatgcttcatgcaaaaggtctcttgtaaggtatcattacaaagcttataatctactgagtgtggtcatcctatttgtataaatgtatcactctcgtatctaaaactagaaatatggaATATAACTccgagggcctattgtaattatgcaaagtgtgggccattaatggtggtttagaatcttgatggttcccatcaaccaggacaattgactgtggatggatCTGTTTGCAGGCCGGCCTCcatgtgagtcaggctgggaggaatgaaggcttggggtcttacagggacatgtgaccatgtcacgtgaactggaatccatctttaatctggtgcttttccattgagaaggagggggtggggacccagagagggacaaaggattcccgccttgtgcaaaagatctataagggggtggaacagaacaagcTGGAGCCATCATGGgcaatcccctagctaccacctgagctggaacaaggactgtaccaggggaaaggattgtgcccagactaggaaggcgtccagtctgtgaaagaaacttattgaaacatctctgagggtgagattttatctgtaatcagttttcttactgtattagactcaaacttgtgtgttttattttacttagtaattcactttgttctgtctgttcctacttggaaccacttaaatcctactttcggtatttaataaaatcactttttacttattaattaacccagagtatgtattaatacctgggggggcaaacagccgtgcatgtctctctatcagtgttatagagggtgaacaatttatgagtataagctttatacagggtaaaatggatttatttgggatttggaccccactgggagttgggcatctgagcgttaaagacaggaacacttctgtgagctgctttcagttaagtctgcagctttggggcacgtggttcagaccccggctctgtgttggagcagactggcgtggctgcctcagcaagacagggtgctggggtcccaggctggcagggaaagcgggggcagaagtagtcttggcacatcagttggcagctcccaagggggtttctgtgatccaacctatcacccctccccgccccgcatCAGTAACAATAACTCACTCCCCGCCCCAGGGACTCAGCGATTTCTGCTCTGACCCAGACGGCTTCGTCCTGAACCTGACCCAGGCCCAGACAGAACTGAGCCCAGGTAGGCACCAAGGGCAGGAggccgggctagatgggcccaggggtctgatgggggcgggggaggggagaccagaCTAGAGGGGCCATTATTAaccccttccttctctcccccccgcctgccccccagcagaaatcctccagTACTATCTCGCCTGCAGCCAGGACGTCCCGAACCCCTTCCAACAGGTGAGACCCCaacgtgtgggggggggggaaccccagggctgggctgcgggtcgggagtgaggggcaccggcagggctgggggggagttaACGGGCGGCTCTTACACCGCTACCTGAACTCAGCACTAGAGGGCGCCAGACACCGCCATGCAGCTGGTTTGTCAGCTCCTGgggcgggagccgggggggggggaactgcacccccacccctgtctGCGCCCCACAATCCTGCTCTCACCCCCCCAGAGGCTGACCATGTCGCAGCGGGCGCTGTCCAGCATCCACTCCCAGCTGCACGGCCTGGAGAGAGaagctatcccacaattccctgcGGCAGAGGTCAGTGCAGGCTAGAGAttaaagccgggggggggggggacgggactggctgggagcccggatgcctgggttccatccctttctctctctctcccccagaggAACCTGGTCTCTGTGCAGGGCACCCTGAACACCACGGAGAGCAACTTCCACCAGCTGGTCGCGCTGCTCAACTGTCGGGGACTTCACAAGGTATCGGTCCCTGCCCCCCCGGGGGGTGTCCCGCTGCACCCCCCTCTGGCAGGATTCCCCCCAGCTATAGTAGCCCCCCTGGGCTGTGGTAGCTTCCCCAGGCTCCGCCCTCCTGGACTGTGGTAGCTTCTCCCAAGCTGTCCCCCCCACCCAGGCTATGGTAGCTtccccaggctccgccccccccccccccgggctgtgGTAGCTTCCCCAGGCTCCGCCCTCCCGGGCTGTGGTAGCCC harbors:
- the TTYH1 gene encoding LOW QUALITY PROTEIN: protein tweety homolog 1 (The sequence of the model RefSeq protein was modified relative to this genomic sequence to represent the inferred CDS: inserted 2 bases in 1 codon; deleted 2 bases in 2 codons), producing the protein MGAPQGYQASWWVYLLHQVPRTNFQFEVVESSFAPQDREYQQELAVGFYGNSETNDGVGQATAALLDANLTLQGAERAASNANLTLPGADRTGGANMQVRQTLGAAVGGRGGGDLTQLEETLGLRTEFVAVVRNTRRQAEAVAQILTGLPFWGAWGATPASWPHDLASLEDYRWLVAGAYILLLLLDLVICLFTLLGLAKQIKWLVVVMTVMSFFVLILSWGSLGLETAAAVGLSDFCSDPDGFVLNLTQAQTELSPEILQYYLACSQDVPNPFQQRLTMSQRALSSIHSQLHGLEREAIPQFPAAERNLVSVQGTLNTTESNFHQLVALLNCRGLHKDYVDAVKGLCYDGMEGLLFLLLFSLLSALAFTTAVCSLPRAWERFHSRDMAYEDAEDDDPFTPQARSPPAPXSSLRLSAPPISNAPVSQYMNQSGLFSGSPRYDSVPLLDRHSPPPSYSPSMQASYVGASQEEPGPRYRMDLLT